The nucleotide window AACGGTGACGCCGACGCCTCCGCAAGCGGGGCGTCAGCAGGGAGCGTCGTCGCGCGTCCAGAGATCCTTCTGCATGTAGACACAATCGATCCACTGGTCGGCCTTGTGTCCGATGGCGCGCAGGCGACCCACCTCGTCGAACCCGAACCGACGGTGCAATGCGATCGATCCCTCACCGCCCGTCGCGGCGATCACCGCGACGATGTGGCGGACGTTGTCCGGATTCGCGCGATCGAGCAGCGCCGACATCAGAGCCGTACCGATCCCGCGCCCGGCCTGACCGGGCCGGACGTAGATCGAGTCCTCGGTCGACAGGTCGTAGGCCGGCATCGTCCGGAACGTCCCGAGGTAGGCGTAGCCGACGACCCGCTCGACACCGTCGTCGACGGCGCGGGCCACCACGAACGGCCGGCCCGCGGCCGTGATCGCGGCGTGCTTGGCGTGCCATTGCGACAGGGACGGGACCAGATAGTCGAAGGTCGCGACGGTGTTCTGCACGTAGTGGGCGTAGATGTCCGCGACGGCCGCGCAGTCGTCGATCGTCGCGTCGGTCACCCGGATCGGGGTCGACGGTGCCTCGGATGCGCGCTCGCTCATGCCGACGAGGTTAGGACAGCTGCCCCGGCGGCGGGAACTCGCGCTGCCCGGGCGGGGACGGGCGGATCGTCGCCCCATAGAATCGACGGAGTGTCGACGCCGTCTGCTCTGTCCGGTCTGGCCGCGCTCGCGTGTGCGGACAAGTCCTTCCGCGAGGTGCACGCGCACCGGAACGAGCGCCGGCTGGACATCACCGCGCCCGATGCAGCGCGGCCCTTCCTCGTCTCGTGCCTGGTGGCCGGCGCCGATGCCCCGCTCCTCGTCGTGTCGGCCAACGGCCGGGAGGCCGACGATCTGACCGCCGAACTCGCCGAGCTCCTCGACGACGCCGACGCCGTCGCTCAGTTCCCGTCGTGGGAGACGCTGCCGCATGAGCGGCTCTCGCCGAGCGCGGACACCGTGGGCCAGCGACTCGCCGTACTGCACCGGCTCGCCAACCCCGGTGACACTCCGTTGCGGGTCGTCGTGACCACCGTTCGCTCGCTCGTCCAGCCGATGGCCCCCGGACTCGGCGACGTCGCGACCGTGACCCTGCGCGAAGGCATCGAGGTCGACTTCGACGCTCTGCTGTCCCAACTCGTCGAGATGGCCTATGAGCGCGTCGACATGGTCGGCCGCCGCGGCGAGTTCGCGGTGCGCGGCGGCATTCTCGACGTGTTCCCGACCACCGCCGACCATCCTGTGCGAGTGGAGTTCTGGGGCGACGAGATCACCGAGATGCGTGCCTTCTCGGTCGCCGACCAGCGCAGCCAGCCCGAGGTCGAGACCACTGAGGTGCGGATCCACCCGGGCCGCGAACTCCTGCTGACCGACAAGGTCCGTGCACGCGCCGGCGACCTGGCGGCGAGCAACGCCGACGACCCGACCCTCGCCGAGATGCTCGGCAAACTGGCCGAGGGCATCCCGGTCGAGGGGATGGAGGCGCTGATCCCCGCGCTCGTCGACGGCGACATGCAGTTGCTGACCGAGGTGATCCCGGACGGCACCCGGGTCCTCGTCCTCGACCCGGAGAAGGTGCGGACACGGGCGTCGGACCTGTCGAAGACGGGTGCGGAGTTCCTCGAGGCATCGTGGACCGCCGCCGCCATGGGTGCGGGAGCGCCGATCGACGGACGGTCCTCGGCGAGCCTCGGCATCGATCTGCAGGCCAGCGCGTACAGGCCGTTGGACGAGGTGCTGACGACGACGCTCGACGCCGGGTGTCCCTGGTGGACGCTGAGTCCACTCTCGACCGGCAGCGGTGACGAACTCGAACTCGATCTGGCTCCCGGTCCCGCGCCTCGGGGCGACGACCGTGAGATCGCCGCGATGTTCGCGCAGTTGCGCGCGCACGTCGCCGACGGCAAGCCGGCGGCGATCGTGGTGGCGGGCAAGGGTACCGCGCAACGCGTCGGTGAGCGCCTGTCCGACGCCGAGGTGCCGCATGTGATCGCCGAACCCGGGCACCGTCCGCAGGCCGGCGAGGTCACCGTGTTCTGCGCGCCGCTGCGCGCCGGGATCGTCTGTCCCGATGCAGGACTCGTGGTCGTGGCCGAGGCCGACCTCACCGGCTCCCGGGTCGCCAACGTCCGGGACGGTCGCCGACTGCCGGCCAAGCGGCGCAACCAGGTCGATCCGCTGGCGCTGACCGCGGGTGACCTGGTCGTGCACGACCAGCACGGCATCGGGAAGTTCGTCGAGATGATCGAACGGACCGTCTCCGGTGCCCGGCGCGAGTACCTCGTGCTGGAGTACGCCTCGAGCAAGCGCGGTCAGCCGGCCGATCGGTTGTACGTCCCGATGGACGCACTCGACCAGCTCTCGCGCTATGTCGGCGGCGAGCAGCCGTCGCTGTCGAAACTCGGCGGCTCGGACTGGCAGAACACCAAGCGCAAGGCGCGCAAGGCCGTTCGCGAGATCGCCGGCGAACTCGTCCAACTCTATGCCGCCCGTCACGCCGCGCCGGGACACGCCTTCGGGCCCGACACGCCGTGGCAGCAGGAGATGGAGGACGCCTTCGACTTCACCGAGACCGTCGACCAGCTCACGGTGATCGCCGAGGTCAAGGCCGACATGGAGCGTCCCGTTCCGATGGACCGCGTCGTCGTCGGCGACGTCGGCTACGGCAAGACCGAGATCGCGGTCCGCGCCGCGTTCAAGGCCGTGCAGGACGGCAAGCAGGTCGCCGTCCTCGTCCCGACGACGATTCTCGCGCAACAACATCTGCAGACCTTCACCGAGCGGATGAGTGGTTTCCCGGTGCGGGTGCGCGGCCTGTCGCGGTTCACCGACCCCAAGGAATCCCGCGAGATCACCCAGGCGATGTCGAAGGGCGAGGTCGACGTCGTCATCGGCACCCACCGTCTGCTGCAGACCGGGATCGTCTGGAAGGACCTCGGACTGGTCATCGTCGACGAGGAGCAGCGGTTCGGTGTCGAGCACAAGGAACACATCAAGTCGCTGCGCACCCACGTCGACGTGCTCACGATGTCGGCGACCCCGATCCCGCGCACACTCGAGATGTCGATGGCCGGCATCCGGGAGATGTCGACGATCCTCACCCCGCCCGAGGAACGGCATCCGGTCCTGACCTACGTCGGCGCCTATGCGCCGAAACAGGTCGCGGCCGCCATCCGCCGCGAACTGCTGCGCGACGGTCAGGTGTTCTATGTGCACAACCGGGTCTCGACCATCGACAAGACGGCCAGGGACATCGCCGCAATGGTCCCGGAGGCGAGAGTCGTGGTCGCGCACGGTCAGATGAACGAGGACCAGCTCGAGCGCACGGTGTCGGGGTTCTGGAATCGCGAATACGACGTGCTGGTCTGTACGACGATCATCGAGACGGGCCTGGACATCTCGAACGCCAACACCCTGATCGTGGACCGCGCCGAGAACCTCGGCCTCTCGCAACTGCACCAGCTGCGTGGACGCGTCGGCCGCAGTCGCGAGCGCGGATACGCCTATCTGCTCTACAGCCCCGACCGACCGCTGACCGAGACCGCCTACGACCGGCTCGCGACGATCGCGCAGAACAACGAGCTCGGCGCGGGAATGGCGGTGGCGCTGAAGGATCTCGAGCTGCGCGGCGCCGGAAACGTGCTGGGCGCCGAACAGTCCGGGCATGTCGCGGGCGTGGGGTTCGATCTCTACGTCCGTCTGGTCGGCGAGGCGGTGGAGGCGTATCGCGCTGCCGCGGACGGGAAACCGGTCGAATCGCGGGAGACGGGTGAGGTACGCATCGATCTTCCCGTCGACGCACACATCCCGGTCGAGTACGTCGACTCCGATCGCCTGCGCCTCGAGGCGTACCGCAAGCTCGCGTCGGCGACCGACGACGCCGCGGTCGATTCGGTCCTCGTCGAACTCAACGACCGGTACGGTCCGCCACCGGTGGAGACCACGCGCCTCGCGTCCATCGCCCGGTTGCGGTTGCGGTGCCGGGAGCGTGGGATCAGCGAGATCGGCCTGGCCGGTCAGGGTCTGAAGATCTCGCCGCTGTCACTCCTCGACAGCGAGCAGGTCCGTCTGCGCCGGCTGTACTCCTCGGCAACCTACCGGGCCACCACATCGGTGGTCACGCTGCCGATCCCGCGCACCGGGGGCGTCGGGTCGGCGCGTCTGCGCGACGACGAGCTGATCGAGTTCGTCACGACGTTCCTCACCCAACTCAGGCCGGAGCCGGTCGGTGAGAGCGTCTGAGAAGCACCCAACAGGGCCGGGCGGATGACGATAGGTCGGCGATGTCGCTCCTGAGGGTGGTTTCCACGGGTGGTTTCGGCGGGGCGCTGTCAGGAACAGGATGGCCGGATTACGGGTGGGCTCCCGCCGGTCGGCGAGCCCACGGGATAGGTTGATCGAAACGAAAGACAGGCGCGGGGGCAGCGAAAGGACGTACGACGAATGACGGTGGTGCTGCTGGACCCGGCACGGCCCGACCTGATCCCCATCCGCGCACGCGGCGTGCTCGCCGGGCCGGTCAAAGTCACCGAGGACGTTCCCGCGGCGATGCTCTGGGAATTCGATCAGGTCGAGCCCGTCTTCGACGACACGGTCGAGGAATCCGAGTCGGTGCTCGTCAGCACCGATCCCGACCATCCACTCGTGCGCGCGCGTGTGGACCGCGGTGAGGAGGTGATCGCCGCGCAGGCCGTCGCGGGAACCGCGCTCCTGGAGTCCGTGGCGCTCATGGACACGTTGCGCCGGAACGGGCCGTGGGAGAGCACCCAGACGCACCACTCGCTGCGCCGTTACCTGCTCGAAGAGGTGTACGAGGTCCTCGACGCCATCGAGGCCGGTGATCCGGTCGAGCTCCGCGAAGAGCTCGGAGACCTCCTGTTGCAGGTGCTGTTCCACGCGCGGATCGCCGCCGACGATCCCGACGCACCGTTCGACATCGACGACGTCGCTCGCAGTTTCACCGCGAAGGTCTCCGGCCGTACCCCCGGGGTGCTGTCCGGGGCTCACTCGGATCTGCAGACGCAGATCCGGGAGTGGGAGGAACGCAAGGCGGCCGAGAAGCGACGCGGCTCGGTGCTCGACGGTGTGGCGACCACTCAGCCCGCCCTGGCCCTCCTGCAGAAAGTGCTCGAACGTCTCACCGCCGCACAGTATCCCGTCGAGACGATCCCGGCGGACATCCTCACCGTGACGGTCACGGCGGGCGACGACAGTGTCGAGGCGCAGGCACGGGAGCGGGCGCTTGCGTTGATGTCCGACGTCCGGGCGGCCGAGAAGCGCGCGGTCGAGCAAGGCGTGAGTCTCGACTCGCCCGAAGCGTGGGCGGCTGTCCTCGACGACAACTCGGCCTGACCTACCTCAGACGTCCAGCGCGGCGAGCTGTTTGGTGAACTCCGCCTCGTCGACCCGGGTGTTCCGGCCGTCCTCGACGAGGACCTCGCCGCCGACCATCACCGTGTCGACGATGGACCGCGACCCGGTGGTGAGCAGCGATGCGCCGGGGTCGCGGACGGGGAGGGTGGCGTAATCGCGGTCGAAGCGCACCAGCGTGAGGTCCGCGGGTGCCCCGACCGTGACCCCGCCGACGACCGCAGGCAGACCGAGCGCGGAGTTCGCTCCACCGCAGGCGATGTCGAGCATCTCGGCGAAGCCGAGCAGGTCGGCGCGCCGATGGACGGCGCGTTGGAGATACGCGGCGGTGCGCAACGTCGCCAGCATGTCCTGGGTGTCATTGCTGGCGGCACCGTCCACACCCAGGCCGACGGCTAGCCCGCGGTCCAGCATCGCCGGTACCGGGGCCACCCCGCTACCGAGACGCATGTTCGACAACGGGTTGTGCGACACGGCCACGTCCCGGGCGGCCAGGGTGCGCTGGCCGGCGTCGTCGAGCTCGACACAGTGGACGGCGAGGACCCGGTTCCACAGGAAGCCGTTGCGGTCGAGATGGTCGACGGCGCCGAACCCGGTGTGTTGCAGGCACATCTGCTCGTCGGTGCCGGTCTCGAGGAGGTGGATGGACACCGGCATTCCGCGGTCCTGGGCGAACTCGCGGATCGTCCGCATCCCGGCGTCGGTGACCGAGCGCGGATTGGGTACCGCCAGGGCCATCGAGATCCGCGACCCGGCCACCTCGTTCCGGAGGTGATCGATGTGCTCGAGTACGTCGCCGAGCGGCTGCATGAGCCGGGGCTCGAACCCCCACTTGCGGGTCGGGTCGGCCCGGTCCGCGACCCCACGACCGAGTACTGCGCGGATTCCGGTGTCGCGCAACGCCCGGACGACGGCGTCATGGACCTCGCCGGACGGGTGGGGCCACATGTGTTCGACGACGGTGGTCGTGCCCGACCGCAGCAGCTCGAGGCACGCCGACACCGCGGCGAGGTAGGCACGCTCGGGTGTGATCGCCACCGACTCCTCGCCGACGGCCAGCAACCATTCGAGCAGCGGCGTGCATTCGGCGACACCGCGCATGAGGGTCTGCTGGAGATGGGTGTGGGTGTTGACGAACCCGGGGATCACGAATCCGCCGGTCTCCCCGCCGGGACGGGTGGTCGGGTCGATCGATGTGACGATTCCGCCGGCGACGTGGATGTCGCAGTGTGGCCGCCATCGACCCGCGGTGTACACCGTGACGTCGCAGAAGGCCGGGGCCGCCGACGGATCGGCGGCCCCGGCGGAGTGTGCGTCCATCACTTCGCGAAGTTCGCGGCGATGCGCTGGGCGAGATAGTCGGCAGCGGTGATCGGGGGATAGGTGCCACCGGCGCTCTCGATCAGCACGTCGGAGTTCGCCTGTGCGAAGTACGCGAGCGTGTAGCGCGGACCCGTGTACTCGCCCCGCCGCGGAGCCCGGACCCGATGGAAGTTCGACGGCAGCCGGTCGTCGGACCAGCGCATCAGCATGTCGCCGATGTTGCAGGTGATGGCGTCGTCGGACGGTTCGACCGACGTCCAGGCCTGGCCCTCGGCCTCCGCCCCCGGCAACACCTGGAGACCTCCCTGGCCGGACCGCTGGAACAGCAGGGTGAGGGCATCGAAATCGGTGTGTGCGCCTGCGCGCCAGCTGTTCTCGGTGTCGATCAGCTCGTCGGGGAAGGCGTAGTAGTGCAGCAGCCGCAGGGTGCTCTGGTAGGTGTCCGACGAGGGGTCGTGCGCCCGGGTGAAGAAGTCCCGCTCGAGACCGAGGCGCTCGGCGAAGCAGCTGAGCAGTGTCATCGCCAGCGACCAGCACCGGTGCTCGAAATCTTCGATGGTGGCGCGGAACCCGGCCAGCTCGTCCTCACTCGGCCACAGGCCCTCCATGCGGGGGCGGGTGAACTGATAGGACTCTTTCTGGTCCGGGGTCCCGATCGACGGGCGGACCTGGGTGCGATACTCCCAGCCGGCGTTCTGTCCCTTCTTGAGCGGATACTGCGCCTTGACCTCGCGGGGGAGTGCGAAGAACCGGGCGGACATGTCGAACGCGTGGTCCACCGCGGCCAGGTCGATGCCGTGGTCGACGACCTGGAAGAATCCGATGTCGGTTGCGGCCGACCAGAGTTGGTCGGCGATCTCGTCCCGGCGGCTGTCCAGGTCGGCGAGGCTGATGCGTCGGATCTCGCGGGCGGTGGTCTCGGTTCCCAGCCCGCCCATCCGGCGTTCGCGATCGAGCTCGGCCATGTCGGCCATGTTCTCCAGGTCGGATGGTGCGTGCATGGGGGTGGTCTCGGTCATCGTGGT belongs to Gordonia sp. KTR9 and includes:
- a CDS encoding amidohydrolase family protein, producing the protein MDAHSAGAADPSAAPAFCDVTVYTAGRWRPHCDIHVAGGIVTSIDPTTRPGGETGGFVIPGFVNTHTHLQQTLMRGVAECTPLLEWLLAVGEESVAITPERAYLAAVSACLELLRSGTTTVVEHMWPHPSGEVHDAVVRALRDTGIRAVLGRGVADRADPTRKWGFEPRLMQPLGDVLEHIDHLRNEVAGSRISMALAVPNPRSVTDAGMRTIREFAQDRGMPVSIHLLETGTDEQMCLQHTGFGAVDHLDRNGFLWNRVLAVHCVELDDAGQRTLAARDVAVSHNPLSNMRLGSGVAPVPAMLDRGLAVGLGVDGAASNDTQDMLATLRTAAYLQRAVHRRADLLGFAEMLDIACGGANSALGLPAVVGGVTVGAPADLTLVRFDRDYATLPVRDPGASLLTTGSRSIVDTVMVGGEVLVEDGRNTRVDEAEFTKQLAALDV
- a CDS encoding isopenicillin N synthase family dioxygenase, which codes for MTETTPMHAPSDLENMADMAELDRERRMGGLGTETTAREIRRISLADLDSRRDEIADQLWSAATDIGFFQVVDHGIDLAAVDHAFDMSARFFALPREVKAQYPLKKGQNAGWEYRTQVRPSIGTPDQKESYQFTRPRMEGLWPSEDELAGFRATIEDFEHRCWSLAMTLLSCFAERLGLERDFFTRAHDPSSDTYQSTLRLLHYYAFPDELIDTENSWRAGAHTDFDALTLLFQRSGQGGLQVLPGAEAEGQAWTSVEPSDDAITCNIGDMLMRWSDDRLPSNFHRVRAPRRGEYTGPRYTLAYFAQANSDVLIESAGGTYPPITAADYLAQRIAANFAK
- a CDS encoding MazG family protein, encoding MTVVLLDPARPDLIPIRARGVLAGPVKVTEDVPAAMLWEFDQVEPVFDDTVEESESVLVSTDPDHPLVRARVDRGEEVIAAQAVAGTALLESVALMDTLRRNGPWESTQTHHSLRRYLLEEVYEVLDAIEAGDPVELREELGDLLLQVLFHARIAADDPDAPFDIDDVARSFTAKVSGRTPGVLSGAHSDLQTQIREWEERKAAEKRRGSVLDGVATTQPALALLQKVLERLTAAQYPVETIPADILTVTVTAGDDSVEAQARERALALMSDVRAAEKRAVEQGVSLDSPEAWAAVLDDNSA
- the mfd gene encoding transcription-repair coupling factor, coding for MSTPSALSGLAALACADKSFREVHAHRNERRLDITAPDAARPFLVSCLVAGADAPLLVVSANGREADDLTAELAELLDDADAVAQFPSWETLPHERLSPSADTVGQRLAVLHRLANPGDTPLRVVVTTVRSLVQPMAPGLGDVATVTLREGIEVDFDALLSQLVEMAYERVDMVGRRGEFAVRGGILDVFPTTADHPVRVEFWGDEITEMRAFSVADQRSQPEVETTEVRIHPGRELLLTDKVRARAGDLAASNADDPTLAEMLGKLAEGIPVEGMEALIPALVDGDMQLLTEVIPDGTRVLVLDPEKVRTRASDLSKTGAEFLEASWTAAAMGAGAPIDGRSSASLGIDLQASAYRPLDEVLTTTLDAGCPWWTLSPLSTGSGDELELDLAPGPAPRGDDREIAAMFAQLRAHVADGKPAAIVVAGKGTAQRVGERLSDAEVPHVIAEPGHRPQAGEVTVFCAPLRAGIVCPDAGLVVVAEADLTGSRVANVRDGRRLPAKRRNQVDPLALTAGDLVVHDQHGIGKFVEMIERTVSGARREYLVLEYASSKRGQPADRLYVPMDALDQLSRYVGGEQPSLSKLGGSDWQNTKRKARKAVREIAGELVQLYAARHAAPGHAFGPDTPWQQEMEDAFDFTETVDQLTVIAEVKADMERPVPMDRVVVGDVGYGKTEIAVRAAFKAVQDGKQVAVLVPTTILAQQHLQTFTERMSGFPVRVRGLSRFTDPKESREITQAMSKGEVDVVIGTHRLLQTGIVWKDLGLVIVDEEQRFGVEHKEHIKSLRTHVDVLTMSATPIPRTLEMSMAGIREMSTILTPPEERHPVLTYVGAYAPKQVAAAIRRELLRDGQVFYVHNRVSTIDKTARDIAAMVPEARVVVAHGQMNEDQLERTVSGFWNREYDVLVCTTIIETGLDISNANTLIVDRAENLGLSQLHQLRGRVGRSRERGYAYLLYSPDRPLTETAYDRLATIAQNNELGAGMAVALKDLELRGAGNVLGAEQSGHVAGVGFDLYVRLVGEAVEAYRAAADGKPVESRETGEVRIDLPVDAHIPVEYVDSDRLRLEAYRKLASATDDAAVDSVLVELNDRYGPPPVETTRLASIARLRLRCRERGISEIGLAGQGLKISPLSLLDSEQVRLRRLYSSATYRATTSVVTLPIPRTGGVGSARLRDDELIEFVTTFLTQLRPEPVGESV
- a CDS encoding GNAT family N-acetyltransferase, with amino-acid sequence MSERASEAPSTPIRVTDATIDDCAAVADIYAHYVQNTVATFDYLVPSLSQWHAKHAAITAAGRPFVVARAVDDGVERVVGYAYLGTFRTMPAYDLSTEDSIYVRPGQAGRGIGTALMSALLDRANPDNVRHIVAVIAATGGEGSIALHRRFGFDEVGRLRAIGHKADQWIDCVYMQKDLWTRDDAPC